One window of Manihot esculenta cultivar AM560-2 chromosome 17, M.esculenta_v8, whole genome shotgun sequence genomic DNA carries:
- the LOC122722302 gene encoding uncharacterized protein LOC122722302 — MEFEGEVIKFNVYDAMKYPHDMSPVYGLDIVDCLSQEIFNENQDDILNSDFCRDTDQVQIESQTEPKLKETVCSIQQIVYSQAQNEGNSLQKDAQKSLAPSETPSCATLQLPTQSSPANPRLQSSFAHKESPKASPAQDLVLGVNKLEI; from the coding sequence atggaatttgaaggggaagtaattaaatttaatgtctatgatgctatgaaatatccacatgatatgtcacctgtttatggtcttgatattgttgactgcttgagccaggaaatttttaatgaaaatcaagatgatattcttaacagtgatttctgcagagatactgATCAGGTACAGATTGAGAGCCAGACAGAGccaaaattgaaagaaactgtTTGTAGCATCCAGCAGATAGTTTACAGTCAAGCACAGAACGAGGGAAACTCCCTCCAGAAGGATGCGCAGAAGAGCCTTGCGCCATCTGAAACACCTTCATGCGCAACTCTTCAGCTCCCAACGCAAAGCTCACCCGCGAATCCTCGTCTGCAGTCCAGTTTTGCGCACAAGGAGTCCCCTAAGGCCAGTCCTGCGCAAG